A window of the Miscanthus floridulus cultivar M001 chromosome 14, ASM1932011v1, whole genome shotgun sequence genome harbors these coding sequences:
- the LOC136503455 gene encoding uncharacterized protein, whose product MEHINFYVADFDTAYHAILGWPALAKFMVMPHYTYLVLKMPSHVGVLALRSNLTIAYACETESLALAEATDLSIQMASMVTEAKTVPAKDLEIPKLEPPRTFAKSKEVKEVSLGLDDPFKTVKIGAHLDPK is encoded by the coding sequence atgGAACATATCAACTtttacgtcgccgacttcgacaccgcctaccacgccatacttggttggccagctctggctaagttcatggtcatgccaCACTACacctatctggtgctgaagatgccttcacatGTGGGAGTCTTGGCCCTGCGATCCAACCTCACCATCGCCTATGCTTGCGAGACGGAGAGTCTCGCCCTTGCCGAAGctactgacctctccatccagatggctagtatggtcaccgaagccaagacagtgCCTGCCAAAGACTTGGAGATCCCAAAGCTAGAGCCTCCtcgcacctttgccaagtcaaaggaagtcaaggaggttagcctcggcctcgacgatccCTTCAAGactgtgaagattggggctcaccttgaccccaaatag